A single Perognathus longimembris pacificus isolate PPM17 chromosome 17, ASM2315922v1, whole genome shotgun sequence DNA region contains:
- the Pdk2 gene encoding pyruvate dehydrogenase kinase, isozyme 2, whose amino-acid sequence MRWVRALLKNASMAGAPKYIEHFSKFSPSPLSMKQFLDFGSSNACEKTSFTFLRQELPVRLANIMKEINLLPDRVLGTPSVQLVQSWYVQSLLDIMEFLDKDPEDQRTLNQFTEALVTIRNRHNDVVPTMAQGVLEYKDTYGDDPVSNQNIQYFLDRFYLSRISIRMLINQHTLIFDGSTNPAHPKHIGSIDPNCNVSEVVKDAYDMAKLLCDKYYMASPDLEIQEVNAANTTQPIHMVYVPSHLYHMLFELFKNAMRATVESHESSLTLPPIKIMVALGEEDLSIKMSDRGGGVPLRKIERLFSYMYSTAPTPQPGTGGTPLAGFGYGLPISRLYAKYFQGDLQLFSMEGFGTDAVIYLKALSTDSVERLPVYNKSAWRHYQTIQEAGDWCVPSTEPKNTSTYRVS is encoded by the exons ATGCGCTGGGTCCGGGCGCTGCTGAAGAATGCGTCCATGGCCGGGGCGCCCAAGTACATCGAGCACTTCAGCAAGTTCTCCCCGTCCCCGCTGTCCATGAAGCAGTTCCTGGACTTCG GGTCCAGCAATGCCTGTGAGAAAACCTCATTCACCTTCCTCCGGCAGGAGCTGCCCGTACGCTTGGCCAACATCATGAAAGAGATCAACCTGCTTCCGGACCGGGTGCTTGGCACACCCTCGGTGCAGCTGGTACAGAGCTG GTATGTCCAGAGTCTGCTAGACATCATGGAGTTCCTGGACAAGGACCCTGAAGACCAACGCACCCTGAACCA GTTCACCGAAGCCCTTGTCACCATCCGGAACCGGCACAACGACGTGGTGCCCACAATGGCGCAAGGTGTGCTGGAATACAAGGACACCTATGGCGACGACCCTGTCTCCAACCAGAACATTCAGTACTTCCTGGACCGCTTCTACCTCAGCCGCATCTCCATCCGCATGCTCATCAACCAGCACA CCCTCATCTTTGATGGCAGCACCAACCCTGCCCACCCCAAACACATTGGCAGTATCGACCCCAATTGCAATGTGTCTGAAGTGGTGAAAG ATGCCTATGACATGGCTAAGCTCCTATGTGACAAGTATTACATGGCCTCACCTGACCTGGAGATCCAGGAAGTCAACG CTGCCAATACCACCCAGCCCATTCACATGGTCTACGTCCCCTCCCACCTCTACCATATGCTCTTCGAACTCTTCAAG AATGCCATGCGGGCCACTGTGGAAAGCCATGAATCCAGCCTCACTCTCCCCCCTATCAAGATTATGGTGGCCTTGGGTGAGGAAGATCTATCTATCAAA ATGAGTGATCGAGGTGGGGGTGTCCCCTTGAGGAAGATTGAGCGACTCTTCAGTTACATGTACTCCACAGCACCCACCCCCCAGCCTGGCACTGGGGGCACCCCGCTG gctggctttggatatGGGCTCCCCATTTCCCGCCTCTATGCCAAGTACTTCCAAGGAGACCTGCAGCTCTTCTCCATGGAGGGCTTTGGGACTGACGCTGTCATCTATCTTAAG GCCCTGTCCACAGACTCCGTGGAACGTCTCCCTGTCTACAACAAGTCTGCTTGGCGTCACTACCAGACCATCCAGGAAGCTGGCGACTGGTGTGTGCCCAGCACAGAGCCCAAGAACACATCCACATACCGGGTCAGCTAG